AAGGCCTGGCCGGGCTGCTGGCGCTGGACTTCCAGCAGCGCGCCGCACGCCTCAAGGAACTGGGCAAGTACCTGCTCGAGCGCAAGGAACTGCTCTACAGCCTGTCGCACCACAGCGGCGCCACCCGCGCCGACAGCTGGATCGACATCGAAGGCGGCGCCGGCACGCTGTTCGCCTATGCCAGCCTGGGTCGTCGCGAACTGCCTTCGGGCAACCTGGTGCACGAAGGTCCGGCGATGCCGCTGGGCAAACTGGGCAGCTTCGTCGGCAGCCACATTCTGGTGCCGCGCGCGGGCGTGGCGGTGCATATCAACGCCTTCAACTTCCCCATCTGGGGAATGCTGGAAAAGTTCGCGCCGAGCTTCCTGGCCGGCATGCCGTGCATCGTCAAGCCGGCGACCGCCACCAGTTACCTGGCCGAAGCCACGGTACGGCTGATGCACGAATCCGGCCTGCTGCCGGCCGGCAGCCTGCAGTTGATCATCGGCGGCACCGGCGATCTGCTCGACCGTCTGCAAGGTCAGGACGTGGTGACCTTCACCGGCTCGGCGGACACCGCCGCACGGCTGAAGGTGAATGCCAACCTGGTGCGCCAGTCGATTCCCTTCAATGCCGAGGCCGACTCGCTGAACTGCGCGATCCTCGCCCCGGAAGTGACCCCGGACGACCCCGAGTTCGACCTGTTCGTCAAAGAGGTGGCCCGCGAGATGACCGTCAAGGCCGGGCAGAAATGCACCGCGATCCGCCGCGCCATCGTGCCGGCGCGGCATATCGATGCGGTGGCGCAGAAGCTCCGCGAACGCCTGGCCAAAGTAGTGGCCGGCGACCCGTCGGTGGAGGGCGTGAAAATGGGCGCCCTGGCCTCCCACGCCCAGCAGGCCGACGTCAACGAGCGGCTGCAAGCCCTGCTGGCCAGCAGCGACCTGCTGTTCGGCGCCGCTGATGGCTTCAGCCCGCGTGGCGAAGGCGTGGCCGAGGGCGCATTCTTCGCCCCGACCCTGCTGCGCAGCCGCGACCCGCATGCCGCAGGCGGTGCCCATGACATCGAGGCGTTCGGCCCGGTCAGCACCCTGATGGCCTATGACGACCTGGACGAAGCCGTGGCCCTCGCCGCCCGCGGCAAGGGTAGCCTGGTGGCCAGCCTGATCACCCGCGACCCGCAAGTGGCCGCCCGGGTGGTGCCGCAGATGGCCGCGCTGCATGGTCGCCTGCACATTCTCGACCGCGAGTCGGCCGCCGAATCCACCGGCCACGG
The Pseudomonas sp. DTU_2021_1001937_2_SI_NGA_ILE_001 DNA segment above includes these coding regions:
- the paaZ gene encoding phenylacetic acid degradation bifunctional protein PaaZ; protein product: MSNAPTLQSFIGERWIGQHAATTLRSALNGQGIAHTHEESPDFAEALQHARQQGLAGLLALDFQQRAARLKELGKYLLERKELLYSLSHHSGATRADSWIDIEGGAGTLFAYASLGRRELPSGNLVHEGPAMPLGKLGSFVGSHILVPRAGVAVHINAFNFPIWGMLEKFAPSFLAGMPCIVKPATATSYLAEATVRLMHESGLLPAGSLQLIIGGTGDLLDRLQGQDVVTFTGSADTAARLKVNANLVRQSIPFNAEADSLNCAILAPEVTPDDPEFDLFVKEVAREMTVKAGQKCTAIRRAIVPARHIDAVAQKLRERLAKVVAGDPSVEGVKMGALASHAQQADVNERLQALLASSDLLFGAADGFSPRGEGVAEGAFFAPTLLRSRDPHAAGGAHDIEAFGPVSTLMAYDDLDEAVALAARGKGSLVASLITRDPQVAARVVPQMAALHGRLHILDRESAAESTGHGSPLPQLKHGGPGRAGGGEELGGLRAVKHYLQRSAVQGSPSMLMAVTGEYVRGAQRVETEVHPFRRHFEDLQIGESLLTHRRTVTEADLVNFGCLSGDHFYMHFDEIAARESQFGKRIAHGYFVLSAAAGLFVSPAPGPVLANYGLDTLRFVNPVGIGDTIRARLTCKRKIDQGKLSAKDEPQGVVAWDVEVTNQDGELVASYDILTLVLKRPA